One window of Catonella massiliensis genomic DNA carries:
- a CDS encoding SGNH/GDSL hydrolase family protein — MNGAMRGDSKYKLISFLCGMLIAAILCLQFPGITAEAKTKTRTSANAKPKTTLILGDSIAYGMALGKNYGTGVDNPDKVYWLAEGGVTINFIYPDFKIHLGRKMPRKVVNTFTNTRNFDLIKEVKKKKIEDIVVVLGANWPGREAAKNTVNCLKKLAKKSGCRVYYVNILPYVHKGRYKDKSRLMAEHNSTAREGFKNTDIVYIDAYGIAKSVKNYRNCTWDGIHYSKKVHNPVFKAILSVIEKNKAKATLLAKKKGKKKRQIERVSNVLKD; from the coding sequence ATGAATGGAGCTATGAGAGGGGACTCTAAGTATAAGTTAATTTCTTTCCTATGCGGAATGCTGATTGCTGCCATATTATGCTTACAGTTCCCGGGCATAACAGCAGAGGCAAAAACTAAGACAAGGACAAGCGCAAATGCGAAACCAAAGACAACATTGATACTGGGTGACAGCATCGCATACGGAATGGCTCTTGGTAAAAACTACGGTACGGGAGTGGATAACCCTGATAAAGTATATTGGCTGGCCGAGGGTGGTGTAACCATCAACTTTATATATCCTGATTTTAAGATTCATTTAGGTAGAAAAATGCCAAGGAAGGTTGTTAACACATTTACTAATACAAGAAATTTTGACCTTATTAAGGAAGTAAAGAAAAAGAAGATAGAAGACATTGTTGTAGTGCTCGGTGCCAATTGGCCTGGTAGAGAGGCTGCAAAGAACACCGTGAACTGTCTTAAAAAGCTGGCAAAGAAAAGCGGTTGCAGAGTTTACTATGTAAACATTCTTCCATATGTACATAAAGGAAGATACAAGGATAAGTCACGGCTGATGGCAGAGCATAACAGCACTGCGAGAGAAGGCTTTAAGAATACAGACATCGTTTATATAGATGCATATGGTATTGCAAAGTCGGTGAAGAATTACAGAAATTGTACCTGGGATGGAATTCATTATTCCAAAAAGGTGCATAATCCGGTATTTAAGGCAATTCTTTCTGTCATAGAAAAGAATAAGGCTAAGGCCACCCTTCTTGCCAAAAAGAAAGGTAAGAAGAAAAGACAGATAGAAAGAGTAAGCAATGTATTAAAAGATTGA
- the rplB gene encoding 50S ribosomal protein L2, whose translation MGIKKFGPYTPSRRNMTGLDYAEITKSTPEKSLCVSLKKNSGRNNQGKITVRHRGGGSRRLYRIIDFKRRKDGIPAKVVAIEYDPNRTANIALLHYADGEKAYILAPVGLTVGTTLMNGTEAEVRVGNCLPLSSIPVGSNIHNIELYPGKGGQLVRAAGNAAQLMAKEGKYATLRMPSGEMRMVPVECRATIGQVGNIEHELVNVGKAGRTRNKGFRPTVRGSVMNPNDHPHGGGEGKTGIGRPGPVTPWGKPALGLKTRKSNKRSNKLIVRRRDGKGLK comes from the coding sequence ATGGGAATTAAGAAATTCGGCCCATATACACCTTCCAGACGTAATATGACCGGTTTAGACTATGCAGAGATTACAAAGTCAACTCCGGAGAAGTCTTTGTGTGTATCACTTAAGAAGAATTCAGGCCGTAACAATCAGGGTAAGATTACAGTAAGACATAGAGGAGGCGGTTCACGCAGACTTTATAGAATTATTGATTTTAAGAGAAGAAAAGATGGAATCCCTGCAAAGGTTGTTGCTATTGAGTACGATCCAAACCGTACAGCAAACATAGCACTCTTACATTATGCAGACGGTGAGAAGGCTTATATCCTTGCTCCTGTAGGCTTAACAGTAGGAACAACACTTATGAACGGTACTGAGGCTGAAGTAAGAGTAGGAAATTGTCTTCCACTTTCATCTATTCCAGTTGGTTCAAATATTCACAATATAGAGTTATATCCTGGCAAGGGTGGACAGTTAGTTCGTGCAGCAGGTAATGCAGCTCAGCTTATGGCTAAGGAAGGCAAGTATGCTACACTTAGAATGCCATCCGGAGAAATGAGAATGGTACCTGTAGAGTGCCGTGCTACTATCGGTCAGGTTGGAAATATTGAGCATGAACTTGTAAATGTTGGTAAAGCAGGACGTACACGTAATAAAGGTTTCAGACCTACAGTTCGTGGTTCTGTCATGAACCCTAACGACCATCCACACGGTGGTGGTGAAGGTAAAACAGGAATTGGTCGTCCAGGCCCTGTAACACCTTGGGGTAAACCTGCTCTTGGTCTTAAGACAAGAAAGAGCAATAAGAGGTCCAATAAGTTAATCGTAAGAAGACGCGATGGTAAGGGACTTAAATAA
- the rpsC gene encoding 30S ribosomal protein S3 yields the protein MGQKVNPHGIRVGVIKDWSSKWYAGKDFADFLVEDYKIREFLKKKLYDAGVGSIDIERTSDRVIIIVSTSQPGIVIGKGGADVDRLKVEVQKLSKQKVDLKVKEIKKADLNAQLVAEKIAKDLEARISFRRAMKSAMGRTMKNGAKGIKTSVSGRLGGADMARTEFYSEGTIPLQTLRADIEYGFAEADTTYGKVGVKCWIYLGEVLPTKGNNKKEGSDK from the coding sequence ATGGGACAGAAAGTTAATCCTCACGGTATAAGAGTTGGTGTAATCAAAGACTGGTCATCAAAATGGTATGCCGGTAAAGATTTCGCAGACTTCCTTGTAGAAGATTATAAGATTAGAGAATTTCTTAAGAAGAAACTCTATGATGCAGGAGTAGGCAGTATTGATATAGAAAGAACATCTGACAGAGTTATCATTATCGTTAGCACATCACAGCCGGGTATCGTAATCGGTAAGGGTGGTGCAGATGTTGACAGATTAAAGGTAGAAGTTCAGAAGTTAAGCAAACAGAAAGTAGACCTTAAGGTTAAAGAAATTAAGAAGGCTGACTTAAATGCACAGTTAGTTGCAGAGAAGATAGCTAAGGATCTTGAAGCCCGTATTTCCTTCAGACGTGCTATGAAGTCTGCTATGGGAAGAACAATGAAGAATGGTGCTAAGGGTATAAAGACAAGCGTATCCGGTCGTCTTGGCGGTGCTGATATGGCTCGTACAGAGTTCTATAGCGAGGGAACTATTCCTCTTCAGACACTTCGTGCAGACATCGAGTATGGTTTTGCAGAGGCTGACACAACCTATGGTAAGGTTGGTGTTAAGTGCTGGATCTACCTTGGAGAAGTTCTTCCTACTAAGGGAAACAACAAAAAGGAAGGGAGCGATAAATAA
- the rplW gene encoding 50S ribosomal protein L23: MADIKYYDVILKPIITEKSMNGMAEKKYAFSVNPEATKTQIKEAVEKMFAGTKVVKVNTVNADGKVKRRGVTYGRTAKTKKAYVKLSEDSKDIEIFQGL, translated from the coding sequence ATGGCAGATATTAAATATTATGACGTTATTTTGAAGCCTATCATCACTGAAAAGAGTATGAACGGCATGGCAGAGAAGAAATATGCTTTCTCTGTAAATCCTGAAGCTACCAAGACTCAGATTAAGGAAGCTGTAGAGAAGATGTTCGCCGGAACAAAGGTTGTTAAGGTAAACACAGTAAATGCAGACGGAAAAGTAAAGAGACGTGGAGTAACTTACGGAAGAACTGCTAAGACAAAGAAGGCTTATGTAAAGCTTTCAGAGGATAGCAAGGATATCGAGATCTTCCAGGGATTATAA
- the lepB gene encoding signal peptidase I: MENNTEDIKEKKKWDKKSVFKEIRDYVFLIALAFVLAFLMNKFVYANAEVPTGSMLPVVEPGDRLIVNRLAYLFEDPKRGDIVMFAYPDDESENYLKRIIGLPGEKVEIKKGLVYINDSKKPLSEPYLNDPPNGDFGPYTVPKGCYFMLGDNRDESKDARYWDNKYVKKEKIVGKAWLKYYPHFTFLHSAEYSESN, from the coding sequence ATGGAAAACAATACAGAAGATATCAAAGAAAAAAAGAAATGGGATAAAAAGTCTGTTTTTAAAGAAATTAGAGACTATGTGTTTCTAATTGCGCTGGCTTTTGTATTAGCATTTTTGATGAATAAATTTGTATATGCAAATGCAGAAGTTCCAACAGGCTCTATGCTTCCTGTCGTTGAACCGGGTGACAGACTGATAGTAAACAGGCTGGCTTACCTTTTTGAAGACCCTAAAAGGGGAGATATAGTGATGTTTGCTTATCCTGACGATGAAAGTGAAAATTACCTAAAAAGAATCATAGGACTTCCGGGAGAGAAGGTTGAGATTAAGAAAGGACTTGTCTATATTAATGACAGTAAAAAGCCTTTGTCAGAGCCTTATCTTAACGATCCTCCAAATGGGGATTTTGGGCCTTATACAGTTCCAAAAGGATGTTACTTTATGCTTGGGGACAATAGGGATGAAAGTAAGGATGCAAGGTATTGGGATAATAAGTATGTAAAGAAAGAAAAAATTGTTGGAAAGGCTTGGCTTAAATACTACCCGCACTTTACTTTCTTGCATTCAGCAGAATATTCGGAAAGTAACTAA
- a CDS encoding SGNH/GDSL hydrolase family protein encodes MNENKRYKLFKLILIITILNVFGIFLYENVVGTGLFKGKPEFYIETIKPEGKSATLNETNGDEISSYVSSGKPGNHGDAVLIIGDSNIYLMSRNKREYEKKYDRKVYWLAESGAGAGLIGDDLVVKLGLVNPDYTENSLTTADKTDVLKEIREKSIGNIVVMLGVNSLGDGYAKDLSGKLKKISETTGAKVSYISILPYIDKSKYHISLADILKFNSLMKDELKDTNIRYIDAYAIVESIDGYKNETSDGLHYSKKIYDNLFDEIIKLIVENN; translated from the coding sequence ATGAATGAAAACAAGAGATACAAGCTTTTTAAGCTCATTTTGATTATTACGATATTAAATGTGTTTGGGATTTTCTTATATGAAAATGTTGTTGGAACAGGGCTCTTTAAGGGCAAGCCTGAATTCTACATTGAGACAATCAAGCCCGAGGGTAAGAGCGCTACATTGAATGAAACTAATGGGGATGAAATATCCTCTTATGTTAGCAGTGGTAAGCCTGGAAACCATGGAGATGCCGTACTTATTATAGGTGATAGTAATATTTATCTTATGAGCCGCAACAAAAGGGAATATGAAAAGAAGTATGACAGAAAAGTGTACTGGCTTGCAGAAAGCGGCGCAGGAGCGGGGCTGATTGGCGACGACTTGGTTGTAAAGCTTGGGTTAGTTAATCCTGACTATACAGAGAATTCCCTAACAACAGCAGATAAGACTGATGTCTTAAAAGAAATAAGAGAGAAATCGATAGGCAATATCGTGGTAATGCTTGGAGTAAACAGTCTTGGTGACGGTTATGCCAAGGATTTGAGCGGAAAGCTTAAGAAAATCTCCGAAACTACAGGAGCAAAAGTTAGCTATATATCTATCCTGCCATATATAGATAAGTCAAAATACCACATATCTTTGGCTGACATACTAAAGTTCAATTCACTTATGAAAGATGAACTTAAGGATACAAATATAAGATATATTGATGCTTATGCAATTGTAGAAAGTATCGATGGCTATAAAAATGAGACCAGTGACGGTCTACATTATAGTAAGAAAATATATGACAATTTATTTGATGAAATAATAAAATTAATTGTAGAAAATAACTAA
- the rplX gene encoding 50S ribosomal protein L24, producing the protein MATSKIKKGDTVKVITGKYKGTEGKVISVKEGKVIVEGVNMVTKHKKASQSNPNGGLVHEEAAIDISNVMYVAKGKVTRVGFTMQGDKKVRVAKATGDIID; encoded by the coding sequence GTGGCTACCAGTAAGATTAAAAAGGGTGATACCGTTAAGGTAATCACAGGAAAATACAAGGGCACCGAAGGAAAAGTTATCTCCGTTAAGGAAGGTAAGGTAATCGTTGAAGGTGTTAACATGGTAACAAAGCATAAGAAAGCATCACAGAGCAATCCTAACGGCGGTCTCGTACACGAGGAAGCTGCTATAGATATCTCTAATGTTATGTATGTTGCAAAGGGCAAGGTAACAAGAGTTGGATTTACTATGCAGGGTGATAAGAAAGTCCGCGTAGCTAAAGCAACAGGCGATATCATTGACTAA
- the rpmC gene encoding 50S ribosomal protein L29: protein MKSTKYVQDLNGKTQVELNEELVAAKKELFNLRFQNATNQLDNTSRIREVRKNIARIQTVLTRQAN from the coding sequence ATGAAAAGTACAAAGTATGTTCAGGACCTTAATGGTAAGACACAGGTTGAGCTTAATGAAGAATTGGTTGCTGCAAAGAAGGAGCTTTTCAACTTAAGATTCCAGAATGCAACCAACCAGCTTGATAATACAAGCCGTATTAGAGAAGTTAGAAAGAATATCGCAAGAATTCAGACTGTTTTAACAAGACAGGCTAACTAA
- the rpsJ gene encoding 30S ribosomal protein S10 produces MASQVMRITLKAYDHQLIDSSAAKIVDTVKKAGAKVSGPVPLPTKKEIVTILRAVHKYKDSREQFEQRTHKRLIDVFEPDQKLVDALSRLDVPAGVEIKINMKNK; encoded by the coding sequence ATGGCAAGTCAAGTAATGAGAATTACATTAAAAGCGTATGATCATCAGCTCATCGACAGTTCAGCAGCAAAGATTGTTGATACTGTAAAGAAGGCTGGAGCAAAGGTTAGTGGTCCTGTACCTCTTCCAACAAAGAAAGAGATAGTTACAATACTTCGTGCGGTGCACAAGTATAAGGACTCCAGAGAACAGTTCGAGCAGAGAACTCACAAGAGACTCATCGATGTTTTCGAGCCTGACCAGAAATTAGTTGACGCGTTATCAAGACTTGATGTTCCTGCTGGTGTTGAGATCAAAATCAACATGAAGAATAAGTAG
- a CDS encoding class I SAM-dependent methyltransferase, whose product MWIANNWKEYEVLDCSSGEKLENWGGYSLIRPDPQVIWDTEKTLKEWKRPSAHYHRSNRGGGEWEFFNLPEQWNIHYRDLTFNLKPFSFKHTGLFPEQAVNWDWFSDIINKSRKKLKVLNLFAYTGGATVAAAKAGAEVVHVDAAKGMVAWAKENAKLSGLEEAPIRYIVDDCVKFVEREIRRGNHYDGIIMDPPSYGRGPKGEIWKIEEAVYPFVKKCTELLHKESKFFLINSYTTGLQPAVLSYMLNTAITDKFGGRVMAEEIGLPVKKNGLVLPCGASGRWIGE is encoded by the coding sequence ATGTGGATTGCTAACAATTGGAAAGAATATGAAGTCCTGGATTGTTCGTCAGGAGAAAAGCTTGAGAACTGGGGTGGATATTCTCTTATTCGTCCTGATCCTCAGGTAATATGGGATACAGAAAAGACGCTTAAGGAGTGGAAAAGACCATCTGCCCACTACCATAGAAGCAACAGGGGCGGTGGTGAATGGGAGTTTTTCAACCTCCCTGAACAGTGGAATATTCATTACAGAGACTTGACCTTCAATCTGAAGCCCTTTAGCTTCAAGCACACAGGACTCTTTCCGGAACAGGCTGTAAACTGGGACTGGTTTTCCGATATTATAAATAAGAGCAGGAAAAAACTCAAGGTTCTAAACCTCTTTGCCTACACCGGAGGAGCGACAGTTGCAGCAGCAAAGGCTGGAGCCGAAGTAGTTCATGTAGATGCTGCTAAGGGGATGGTAGCCTGGGCAAAGGAAAATGCAAAGCTCTCAGGACTTGAAGAGGCTCCTATTCGCTACATAGTGGATGACTGTGTCAAATTTGTAGAAAGAGAAATAAGACGCGGCAATCATTACGATGGAATAATAATGGATCCTCCTTCCTACGGAAGAGGACCTAAGGGTGAAATATGGAAGATCGAAGAGGCTGTATATCCTTTTGTTAAGAAGTGTACGGAACTTTTACATAAGGAGAGCAAATTCTTCCTTATCAACAGTTACACGACCGGTCTTCAGCCTGCAGTGCTTAGCTATATGCTAAATACTGCAATCACAGACAAGTTTGGTGGCAGGGTAATGGCTGAAGAGATTGGGCTTCCGGTAAAGAAAAATGGCTTGGTGCTTCCTTGTGGGGCATCGGGAAGGTGGATAGGAGAATAA
- the rpsS gene encoding 30S ribosomal protein S19, whose amino-acid sequence MARSLKKGPFADGHLLKKIDALNAAGDKSVVKTWSRRSTIFPSFVGHTIAVHDGRKHVPVYVTEDMVGHKLGEFVPTRSYRGHGKDEKRM is encoded by the coding sequence ATGGCAAGATCACTTAAAAAGGGACCATTTGCTGATGGACATTTATTAAAGAAGATAGATGCTCTTAACGCTGCCGGTGATAAGAGCGTAGTTAAGACTTGGTCACGTCGTTCAACAATTTTCCCTTCATTCGTTGGACACACAATAGCTGTTCACGACGGAAGAAAGCATGTGCCTGTATATGTTACAGAAGATATGGTAGGACACAAGCTTGGAGAATTCGTACCAACAAGGTCTTACAGAGGACATGGTAAAGACGAAAAGAGAATGTAA
- the rplV gene encoding 50S ribosomal protein L22: MAKGHRSQIKRERNENNREMRPHAKLSYARVSTQKACFVLDAIRGKDVNTALGILAYNPRYASTVIEKLLKSAIANAEVKGLNRDNLFVEECFAGDGPIMKRVQPRARGSAYRIFKRMSHITVILNEK, encoded by the coding sequence ATGGCAAAAGGACATAGATCCCAGATCAAAAGAGAAAGAAATGAGAACAACAGAGAAATGAGACCACACGCAAAGTTATCTTATGCCAGAGTTTCAACTCAGAAGGCTTGTTTCGTTCTTGATGCGATCAGAGGCAAGGATGTAAATACAGCACTCGGTATATTAGCATACAACCCAAGATATGCTTCAACAGTAATAGAAAAGTTACTTAAATCTGCAATTGCAAATGCAGAGGTTAAAGGTCTTAACCGCGACAACCTTTTCGTTGAGGAGTGTTTCGCAGGAGATGGCCCTATCATGAAGAGAGTACAGCCAAGGGCAAGAGGAAGCGCATACCGCATCTTCAAGAGAATGAGTCATATAACTGTAATTCTTAACGAGAAGTAA
- the rplN gene encoding 50S ribosomal protein L14, which produces MVQQETRLAVADNTGAKELLCIRVMGGSTRRYAAIGDIIVASVKDATPGGVVKKGDVVKAVVVRTKKGCRRKDGSYIKFDENAAVIIKDDKTPTGTRIFGPVARELREKHFMKIVSLAPEVL; this is translated from the coding sequence ATGGTACAGCAGGAAACCAGATTGGCAGTTGCTGATAATACCGGTGCAAAAGAGCTTCTTTGCATTCGTGTTATGGGTGGCTCGACCAGAAGATATGCAGCTATAGGCGATATAATCGTTGCCAGCGTTAAAGATGCAACACCAGGCGGAGTTGTTAAAAAGGGTGACGTTGTAAAGGCTGTTGTAGTTCGTACTAAGAAGGGCTGCCGTAGAAAAGACGGTTCTTACATAAAGTTCGATGAGAATGCAGCAGTTATAATAAAGGATGACAAGACACCAACCGGAACTCGTATATTTGGACCAGTAGCAAGAGAGCTTCGTGAGAAACACTTCATGAAGATCGTATCACTTGCTCCGGAAGTTTTATAA
- the fba gene encoding class II fructose-1,6-bisphosphate aldolase, whose protein sequence is MYLVSAKDMLVKAKAGRYAVGQFNINNLEWTKAILMTAEELKSPVILGVSEGAGKYMGGYNAVVGMVNGLLKDLKISVPVALHLDHGSFEGCYKCLDAGFSSIMFDGSHYPIDENVAKTTELVAAAHKMGVSIEAEVGSIGGEEDGVIGMGECADPEECKRVADLGVDFLAAGIGNIHGVYPPNWKGLSFETLDAIQKKTGILPLVLHGGTGIPADMIKKAIELGVSKINVNTECQISFTAATREYFEANKDKASKGFDPRKVLAPGFEAIKATVKEKMELFGSVGKAE, encoded by the coding sequence ATGTATTTAGTATCAGCAAAGGATATGTTAGTTAAGGCAAAAGCAGGACGTTATGCTGTAGGCCAGTTCAATATCAATAACTTAGAGTGGACAAAGGCCATCCTTATGACTGCTGAAGAACTTAAAAGTCCTGTTATCCTTGGTGTATCTGAAGGCGCAGGAAAGTACATGGGTGGATACAATGCGGTTGTAGGTATGGTAAATGGTTTACTTAAGGATCTTAAGATATCCGTACCTGTAGCTCTTCATCTTGACCACGGCTCATTTGAAGGCTGCTACAAGTGTCTTGATGCAGGCTTTTCTTCAATTATGTTTGATGGTTCACATTATCCTATCGATGAGAATGTAGCAAAGACAACAGAGCTCGTTGCAGCTGCTCATAAGATGGGTGTTTCCATTGAGGCAGAAGTTGGATCTATCGGTGGAGAAGAAGATGGTGTAATTGGTATGGGTGAATGTGCTGATCCTGAAGAATGCAAGAGAGTTGCTGACCTTGGAGTAGACTTCCTTGCAGCTGGTATCGGTAACATCCACGGAGTATATCCTCCAAACTGGAAGGGTCTTTCATTTGAAACTCTTGATGCTATCCAGAAGAAGACAGGAATCCTTCCACTTGTGCTCCACGGTGGTACAGGCATTCCTGCGGACATGATTAAGAAGGCCATCGAGCTTGGTGTATCTAAGATTAATGTTAATACAGAGTGCCAGATATCATTTACAGCAGCAACAAGAGAGTACTTTGAAGCAAACAAGGATAAGGCAAGTAAGGGCTTTGACCCTCGTAAGGTACTTGCTCCGGGCTTTGAGGCTATCAAGGCTACAGTTAAAGAGAAGATGGAACTCTTTGGTTCAGTAGGAAAAGCTGAATAA
- the rpsQ gene encoding 30S ribosomal protein S17, which translates to MEERNLRKVRTGKVVSDKMDKTIVVAVIDNVKHPLYGKIVKRTRKLYAEDANNECHVGDRVKVMETRPLSKTKRWRLVEIVERAK; encoded by the coding sequence GTGGAAGAGAGAAATCTTAGAAAAGTGCGTACCGGCAAGGTAGTTAGCGATAAGATGGACAAGACTATCGTTGTTGCAGTTATAGATAATGTGAAGCACCCACTGTATGGTAAGATCGTTAAGAGAACTCGTAAGCTTTACGCTGAGGATGCTAACAACGAGTGCCATGTAGGTGACAGAGTTAAAGTTATGGAGACCAGACCTCTGTCAAAGACAAAGAGATGGAGACTTGTTGAAATAGTTGAAAGAGCAAAATAA
- the rplC gene encoding 50S ribosomal protein L3, with protein sequence MKKAILATKIGMTQIFAEDGSLIPVTVLKADPAVVTQVKTVENDGYSAVQVGFGEIREKLVNKPKKGHFAKAGVPVKRFLREFKLEDAENYKAGDEIKADVFASGDKVDVTATSKGKGFQGAIHRHGLHRGPMTHGSKYHRHAGSNGACSDPSKVFKGKKMAGHMGHVRVTVQNLEVVRVDVEKNMILVKGAVPGSKKALVMIKNTTRKSK encoded by the coding sequence ATGAAGAAAGCAATACTTGCTACAAAAATCGGTATGACACAGATTTTTGCTGAAGATGGTTCATTAATTCCTGTAACTGTATTAAAGGCTGATCCTGCTGTAGTAACTCAGGTTAAGACAGTAGAAAATGATGGCTATAGCGCAGTTCAGGTAGGTTTTGGTGAGATTCGCGAGAAACTCGTTAATAAGCCAAAGAAAGGACACTTTGCTAAGGCAGGCGTTCCTGTAAAGAGATTTTTAAGAGAATTCAAACTTGAGGATGCTGAGAATTACAAGGCTGGAGACGAAATCAAAGCAGATGTATTTGCATCAGGCGATAAGGTTGATGTAACTGCTACATCTAAGGGTAAAGGTTTCCAGGGTGCTATTCACAGACACGGTCTTCACAGAGGACCTATGACTCACGGTTCTAAGTACCACAGACACGCTGGTTCTAATGGTGCTTGTTCTGACCCTAGTAAGGTATTCAAGGGCAAGAAGATGGCCGGACATATGGGACACGTTAGGGTTACAGTTCAGAATCTTGAGGTAGTAAGAGTTGACGTAGAGAAGAACATGATCCTTGTTAAGGGAGCTGTTCCTGGCTCTAAGAAGGCACTTGTAATGATTAAGAACACTACAAGAAAAAGTAAATAA
- the rplD gene encoding 50S ribosomal protein L4, whose translation MANISVLNMEGKEVGTLELNDAIFAVEVKEHLMHRAVVLQLANNRQGTQSAKTRAAVRGGGRKPWRQKGTGHARQGSIRSPQWKGGGVVFAPQPRDYSFKMNRKEKQAAICSALTTKLNENKLIVLDEFKLGEIKTKAAKKVLEDIKANKALIILGEKEENVILSARNLESVATTLTNSISVYDILNHDSLVITKDAVSKIEEVYA comes from the coding sequence ATGGCAAACATATCTGTATTAAATATGGAAGGCAAAGAAGTTGGAACATTAGAACTTAATGATGCAATCTTTGCAGTAGAAGTAAAAGAGCATCTGATGCATAGAGCAGTTGTTTTACAGCTTGCTAACAACCGTCAGGGTACACAGAGTGCTAAGACACGTGCGGCAGTTCGTGGAGGCGGAAGAAAGCCTTGGAGACAGAAGGGAACCGGTCACGCTAGACAGGGATCTATCAGAAGCCCACAGTGGAAGGGCGGCGGTGTTGTATTTGCACCACAGCCAAGAGATTATTCATTTAAGATGAATAGAAAAGAGAAGCAGGCAGCTATCTGCTCAGCACTCACAACAAAGTTAAATGAGAATAAGCTTATCGTGCTTGATGAGTTCAAGCTTGGTGAGATTAAGACAAAGGCTGCAAAGAAGGTTTTAGAGGATATTAAGGCTAACAAGGCTCTTATTATTCTTGGTGAGAAGGAAGAGAACGTAATTCTTTCTGCTAGAAACCTTGAGTCAGTTGCAACAACTTTGACCAATAGCATCAGTGTATATGATATCTTAAATCATGACAGCCTTGTTATTACAAAGGATGCTGTTTCAAAGATTGAGGAGGTATACGCATAA
- a CDS encoding NifB/NifX family molybdenum-iron cluster-binding protein gives MALDEDEKFVGKLVNAHRFVIADTKGKKILERTTLEADSPEEAVAALKKAGVDMVICSGIDKHLRASLAENAIASVPVLKGEVEDILANFLNGQYSKA, from the coding sequence ATCGCTCTTGATGAGGATGAAAAGTTTGTAGGTAAGCTTGTTAATGCTCATAGGTTCGTCATTGCAGATACAAAGGGTAAGAAAATCCTTGAGAGGACTACGCTTGAGGCAGATTCACCTGAGGAAGCTGTAGCTGCACTTAAAAAAGCCGGCGTGGATATGGTTATATGCAGTGGAATTGATAAGCACCTAAGGGCTTCCCTTGCAGAAAATGCTATTGCATCAGTGCCTGTACTTAAGGGTGAAGTAGAGGATATACTTGCTAATTTCTTAAACGGACAATATAGTAAGGCTTAA
- the rplP gene encoding 50S ribosomal protein L16 produces the protein MLMPKRVKHRKQFRGSMKGAAHRGNTISNGEFGIVALEPSWVKSNQIEAARIAMTRYIKRGGKVWIKIFPDKPVTIQPAETRMGSGKGSLDYWVAVVKPGRVMFEIGGVDEVIAREALRLAMHKLPLKCKVVSKADLEGGAE, from the coding sequence ATGTTAATGCCTAAAAGAGTAAAGCATCGTAAGCAGTTCCGTGGCTCTATGAAGGGCGCTGCTCACAGAGGCAATACTATATCAAATGGAGAGTTCGGTATCGTTGCACTTGAGCCATCTTGGGTTAAGTCAAATCAGATAGAAGCAGCCAGAATTGCTATGACTCGTTACATTAAGCGTGGTGGTAAGGTTTGGATTAAGATATTCCCTGATAAGCCGGTTACTATTCAGCCTGCTGAAACTCGAATGGGTTCAGGTAAAGGTTCCCTTGACTACTGGGTAGCAGTTGTTAAGCCTGGCAGAGTAATGTTTGAAATTGGTGGAGTTGATGAGGTTATAGCAAGAGAGGCACTTCGTCTCGCTATGCACAAGCTTCCACTTAAGTGTAAAGTAGTATCTAAAGCAGATTTAGAAGGAGGTGCTGAATAA